The genomic region GTGCTCGGTCGTGCGCGGGTCGGCGTGGCGCGTCAGGATCTGCGCGTCGCGCAGCGGGACGCCGGCGTCGAGAGCGTTGGTGATGGCGGCGTGACGCAGCGAGTGCGGGCTGATGTGCCGAGGAATCCCCGCGACCTTGGCGACACGCACAACCATCCGGTAGACGTCTCGGCGGTCGATCGGCTTTCCCGTGGTCGGTCTCAGGACGAGCGGCCCGTCGGATCGCTGTCCTCGGCAGGCCTCAAGGACACGCAGCACTGGGATCGTGATCGGCATGGTGGCGGGCTTGTTGCCCTTGCCGACCAGGTGCAGGACTCGGTGTCCCCGCAGCGTTTCCGCGTAGTCCTCGATGCGTACCGCGGCTGCTTCGGATGCGCGCAGGGCGTTGATGCCGAGGAGGAATGCGAGCGCCCCGTGGTGCACCGTGAGGGTCTGGGCGACCTGGAGGAAGCGGATGAGTTCGAGTCGGTCGAGTCCCTGGGTGCGGGACTCGTCGTGTTGGACCTTGGGAAGGCGTGCGTAGACGGCCGGGTCGGCAGTGATCAGACCGTCGATGTGTGCGAACCGGAAGAAGCCGTGGACGCCGTGCATCATCGTGACGATGGAGGAGTCCATCAGGCCGGTTTCGCCGAGTTGGTGGATGTACAGCTCGACGTGGGCACGCTGGATACCGAGGAGTGGATCCAGTCCGTGGTTCTCGCACCAGGTGAACCAGCGCCCGAGCTGGTAGGCGTAGAGCTTGTGCGTGCGTCCCGAGTAGCGGGCGAGGTAGGAGACGGCTGCGAGTTGGGCCGTGGTCATGGTGGTGGGCTGGAACGGGAAGACGGTCGAGTCGGACATGGAATGCTCCGTGCGGCGGCTGGCTTGGCTCAGCCCGCCCGCCGCCAACGCGCCAAGCTCTTTGGCCAGCGACGCTAGTCCGAGGCGTGACTCAGCGCGTCCGCAGGCGGCGGCATGACGCACCGGGCCGTGCGCTCATCGCGGCAGAAGCGGACCGTCTGTGCAACCGTGAGGCGTGCTCGAACGTCCCATGCCTGTGAGGCACCCGCGACTGGCCGCTGCGAATCTTCTGCTCCTGGCGCTTGTCGTCGCCTGCGGCGAAGATGACAGCGCCGATGCCGACCCCAGTTCGAGCGGGAACGGTCCAGTCGTCGCGCACCGTGCTGAGGGAGACGGTTCTGGCGACGGCGCACTGATCGAGGGTTCACTGGCAATGTCCGGCGGGTGCCTGTTGGTGGGCGATCTCCCGGTTGTCTGGCCATACGGAACCACGTGGGATGCGGAAGCCCAAGCAGTCCGGTTGTCCGACGGCCAAGTGGTCGCCTCGCGCGGTCGAGTTAGCGGTGGTGGCGGCTACCACTACTTAGGCGACCTTGCAGCCGAATTCGCCGAGCCGCTGGCGGACTGCCCGACGAACAAGTATGAGGAAGTCGCGATGTTCAATGCCGGGGAGCAGATCACCGTCACCGAATAGTGCATGTTCGCAGCGGCAGGTGCGGAAGTTTCGAAGCGCCGGCCTCCTACGCACGCTCGCTCATCGGCAGATCCGTGCGTCCGGATCGCGGCGGAATGACACCGCTGTTTCGGCTGGCACGCGTGGCGCTCGATAGCGAGCGATCTGAACGGCCAGCGGGGTTACCGGGCGGCGGTAGGCGTGCCGCACGCGCTCTGACGGTTTGACGCACAATTGCCATCTAATCGCTCTAGCCTGGCACTCATGAGACGAGCGGCTTCCATCGGCTTAGCTATCGCGGTCTGCCAACTTGTCGGTTGCTCCGCATCTGGAGGAGACAGTCCAGTGCCCACCGCGACAGTGACCACCACCGCCACCGTCACTACTACTGCGACGCCGGAGGTGCCTTCGGCCCAGAAACCAGCACGTATCGGCAGCGAGGTGATCGGCGACGGCGTTGTCGT from Nocardioides sp. dk884 harbors:
- a CDS encoding tyrosine-type recombinase/integrase, which encodes MSDSTVFPFQPTTMTTAQLAAVSYLARYSGRTHKLYAYQLGRWFTWCENHGLDPLLGIQRAHVELYIHQLGETGLMDSSIVTMMHGVHGFFRFAHIDGLITADPAVYARLPKVQHDESRTQGLDRLELIRFLQVAQTLTVHHGALAFLLGINALRASEAAAVRIEDYAETLRGHRVLHLVGKGNKPATMPITIPVLRVLEACRGQRSDGPLVLRPTTGKPIDRRDVYRMVVRVAKVAGIPRHISPHSLRHAAITNALDAGVPLRDAQILTRHADPRTTEHYDRARGNLDRHGVHFLTAYVAGV